ATACTCCAGAGACAACAGACCACTCCACACCTTCTATCTGCAGAGAAAAATCAGCAAAGTGCGGTATCACATCCTCCCGCTTAACCTTTCCAAGATGAGAGAATAATATGTTATTAATTATCTTTCGCTTTTTAAGTGCATTGCTGAATGAATCAATATCTTCAGGAAGTACCTCCGGCCTCTCGATTCTCCTGAGAATGTTTGAGTTTGCAATGGGATAAAGATATGAGAATGCACTGATGTCTGCCGGGTCTACCCCTCGGCCAAGGAGGAGCGTGTCACTCTTTATGCCGTACAGCAGGGCCGTGGCAAGACGCTGGGATATATTGAAATCAACTGCCCTCAGATATTCAGTCAGAATGGTAGATGTTGCTCCGTAAGTTGCTCGTATATCCTTTATCTTTGCCGAATACCCCGGCTTCTCCGGGTGATGGTCTATTACTACATCAACCGGCAGTGTAACCTGATTCATTGCATCACCAAGGTGAGCCGGCTGAACGTCAAGCAGGCATAATCCATCATACTTGTTGATGGTATCAGGAACTACCTTTGCCACTTCAATATCCAGCAGTCTCAGCATTGCAATATTCTCCGGTCTTGTCACCTCACCGAAGGAGGCGATGTGGGCAGTGGTTCTGTTCCTTCCTATAAGATGGCGGAAGGCAAGTGCGCTTGCTATTGCATCAGGGTCAGGGTCTGTTTGTATCAGAAGGAGAATCTTATCTTTATCTTCAAATAGATCTTTGAGGCGCTGAACATGCCTTTTTATAAATGCCTCATCTATCTTGGGGAGGCACAGCTCAGTAAAGATTGCAGAGGGTCTGACCATCTTGGCACTGAGATGCTCAGGTATCGTTATCCCGTTTTCTTCAATAATAAGGGCCGGCTGATATGGAAAATGACGGGAAACGGTTTTCAGGACTCCGGATAATACACTATGGTTCTTAATAGAAATGATAAAACAACTGTCAGGACCAGGATGCAGTTCTTTTACAAGCCTGTCTTTTTCATTAGTAAAGGAGACTACCTTTGCAGGGACACCCATATTGCAGAGCCTGTTATAAGTGTCCTCCTGGTCTACAATAAACTGTATTGTATCTTTTTTTGTGCAGGGAGATTTTATAAGTAACAGGAGGAAGTAGGGAAGTTCATCCTGGCACAGGATTATATAATCCATTACTTTTTATGTTTCTCCGGAATTTTTTTATTTTTATTGTTACCTGCGGCTCTTACTGATTTGTGTAGTTTAAGGGCTTTTTTGTTGAATTGCAATGCCTTTGTGTATTCCCCGCATTTTATATAAATGTGGCCGATGCCGAGATAGTCCAGCTCAATGCCGATCCTGTTTTTTAGTTTTGTATGGATATCGAGGGCCTTTGTAAGAAACTGTAAACCCTTTTTGTAGTTCCCCTGATTACTGTATACTGTACCAATCTGGGCATAAGCATTGCCGACACCCAGTCTGTTTCCCATACGCTTGTGAACCTCAAGAGATTTAAGGAGAAAATCGAGGGCCTTTTGGTATTCTCCATGACTATTATAAATATTGCCGAGGCTCGCCTGAATATTGGCAAGTGCTGTCATCTCTCCCTGCTTATTTCCTGCACCCCTGTAAATCTCAAGGGCCATCTCCTGATGCTTTAATGCAGATTCAAAATCCCCTTTACTGCTGTATATATTTCCAATGTTCGCATATACATTTGCCTCACCGAGTTTGTTCCCGACATGCCTGTGGATAGTGCTCGCCTTATGGTGAAATTCAAGGGCCTTATCATAA
The genomic region above belongs to Nitrospirota bacterium and contains:
- a CDS encoding bifunctional oligoribonuclease/PAP phosphatase NrnA — encoded protein: MDYIILCQDELPYFLLLLIKSPCTKKDTIQFIVDQEDTYNRLCNMGVPAKVVSFTNEKDRLVKELHPGPDSCFIISIKNHSVLSGVLKTVSRHFPYQPALIIEENGITIPEHLSAKMVRPSAIFTELCLPKIDEAFIKRHVQRLKDLFEDKDKILLLIQTDPDPDAIASALAFRHLIGRNRTTAHIASFGEVTRPENIAMLRLLDIEVAKVVPDTINKYDGLCLLDVQPAHLGDAMNQVTLPVDVVIDHHPEKPGYSAKIKDIRATYGATSTILTEYLRAVDFNISQRLATALLYGIKSDTLLLGRGVDPADISAFSYLYPIANSNILRRIERPEVLPEDIDSFSNALKKRKIINNILFSHLGKVKREDVIPHFADFSLQIEGVEWSVVSGVFKGNLVISVRNVGYVRSAGVIVKKAFGDIGGAGGHSHMAKAVIPLKNFYKRYGDKKQSTFRERIVELFLSGFEETTKEQEGKQ